CACTCCAACTATAGTGtagaaattaaaatatgaatgaAACACACTACAAATTgtatcttttgtgcctttaAAATGCAATTCAAATCCGAAAGTAATAAAGATGGTAAACTGTAGTCATGGGCGGCTGCATCTATCGCTTGATAATCCACATTCTTCATTATAATGTTTGTAAGTATAtatcaacaataaaaaaaataaaaaattcaggCCAGAACATATTCTTTACATTATATATAACAAACGTACATACGCATTCAGGACACTATTACATAGGAAGCTTAGAGAGATCCTAACCCTTATTGGGTCACTTCCAAATATTTAAAATTGGGGAGAAGACAACTTAATATATGCACAACACAATTCACAAAGGCACGCGACGATATATGACGATATACAAAGAATCCAATCATTTTTCCCTGCATAAGaataaaagagaaagaaaacactTGCATAAGAATGGTCCTTCAAAAATCCAATTCCAATGTAGTAGCAAAATAGTTACTCCTGATGCCAAACgcaataaaaagagaaagagaaaacatTGACTTTCTAATTTATTCCTTTATATTTATTGTCAatcgaaaataaacaaaagttgTACATAAGTAGAAGGAAATTGAAGATTTTTCAAGCCAGGAAGACATTCACAAACCCAACTCAAACGCACCAAATCTGACATCAAGAATAAATTATATAAGTGACATATTGAAAGAAACTCAATAAagattagaaagaaaaagagattgCACCAGAGGAAGTGGGAAAGCGAAGAGAGACACAGGTGTAGATGTCGATGGTGAAAGCCACTGCCAAGGAAACCCAAGCTTACAGAAACCCTCTTCGATGTGACAGAACAACAACATGCTAGGCACCACGGAACACAGAAAACAAATACTTGGAGATTTGAGTACTATAAAATGGAACGAAACTTTAACCAAACAAAAGGAATAagcaataattaaaatattagaTACATTAGATGAAACAATTTAATAAAACTCCAGGAATTATTTGTTAAGACACATGAAATTCCCTATTTAAGATTCTAGATAGAATGGCAGAAAACGTAATCGTACTAAGGATTAAGAATTGAAGTTActtttgtgaacaaaataatatttatttgcAAGGGGATTGATATCGTTTATATTTTTTTGCATCAATGTGTATAGGGCTTGTCACTTTATCATGAGGTACACTACAGTCTCCTTCGATTTTACATGTATATATTTTGTTGAGATAAATTCAAATAAGGATAACTTAGTATGAAAACACAATACGACATCttttaacataaaaaattaaaagcaaaaacaaaaatggcaaagataaaaatcaaaatccaaCTGAATAATcgaagaaaacaaaagatatATCCATcaagaatttcaaaaaaaaaaattaattaaaaagggGGAATTATACCAAATCCTTGGACGAAGGCGCAAATATATGGCCCTGAAATCCCAGAAGTAGATGACTCCTTTGACCCAAAAAGCTCATAagtgaagaaagaagatgacGACCCAGTTAGAAGATGATATGTGCCTCTCAATTGCTTCCCACCAATCCGACTCTTCAACTTCAAATAGGGAAACAACATATCAATGTGGTTCAATCGAGTGAATCGCATTATTCTGGAAATGATAAAGTCATTCATGTAAGAAATATTCACATATTCCCTTCATACCCACAATGGACTTGTTTGCACAACGACAAATTATTTAAGCAATTGCATTGTCTCTCTtcttagaaaatataaaaagtttcAAATTCATGCAGAGAGAgtactttaaatttttttatataacatGAACGTGGATAATATTATATGTACAATTTTCTCTGTTAAgttcttcaatttaaaaatctCAATTTCACAAATGATccatatatacaaaaaaaagtACTAGCCCAACATAGATTACACCAGAAGAAACTATAAAAAGGTATCTAGCATTACATCTTAGGTATATTTACAGAACACAGATTTGATGTGTCTCTAAGTAAATCTTTTAGGCTTGTCGATTGTCTAAAATATACTGGAAAATAATCAAAAGAAAACACTTTAGTTGGTTACTAAGGTCTGTTCAGCAATAAAGCTTAGTTCATGTGCTACGAAGCACGGACACGCCAA
This is a stretch of genomic DNA from Malus domestica chromosome 02, GDT2T_hap1. It encodes these proteins:
- the LOC103401622 gene encoding uncharacterized protein is translated as MACGFSNFCNYFGSGKGYNHNRQDAKRGGNHHGALHPKKMLKSRIGGKQLRGTYHLLTGSSSSFFTYELFGSKESSTSGISGPYICAFVQGFACCCSVTSKRVSVSLGFLGSGFHHRHLHLCLSSLSHFLWEK